Part of the Spinacia oleracea cultivar Varoflay chromosome 5, BTI_SOV_V1, whole genome shotgun sequence genome, GAAATACTCGGCGTCGGGAACCAGCCACAACCACCACTCTTAGCGCATCCGTCGTTGCATCCACATCTGCGAGATTGGGATTAGTTTCCGGTAGTTTGACGACCGCCGAGATCACCTAATCGCATGAAAAACCAATCAAATCCTTATCAcataaaatgaaaaacaaaaactaaTTGAATGAATTATAAtcgaaacaaaaataaaactgAAACAAAGGAGaacggaggagagagagggacgAATTACCATCCTTCGTCGTCATCGCCGCCGTCACCATCCTTCGTCGCCGTCGTCCCATGCTTCAACCTCGTCGGCACAAATGATATCCTGAGGAGAGAGAGTAGAGAGATCttgggggagagagagagagcacacaggaggagagagaaagtgaattAGGGTTTCAAGTTTGGTGAAAATTAGGATTTTATAGGACCCGAAAATTGAATCCATACCCGCTAGATTGACCCGCGAAAATTGGAAGTCCAGCTCATCTAAAAGTTGGTTTAACGGTTAGACcgtctttcctaaaagtttgtaCTCTAGATATACAGAGTAATGCATTAGTGAGAATGTGAGATTGTTTAATTTGGTACTAAAATAAGTCCAAATATAAATGACGTTATAGTACGCCTATAGGAGAATAGTTGATTAAttaacacacacgcacacaaaAATTTATTTAGAGATCGTTAAGGTTCCTGACACGTGCGAAACGCTCTAAATAAGAAAATCGACCAAAGTTCCATATCCTATACGCTCCCTCTGTACAAGTCTACAAAGTTCAACGCAAAATGGGTCCTAACAAAGATTATGAAAGGTAAAATGATCTGTTTAATTTAGCTTCTCAATTTGTAAGTTATTAGTTTAACAACCGTATTTGTTTTTGGTAGGGTTGCAGTAGTTACCGGAGCTAACAAGGGCATCGGATTCGAGATCGCCAGGCAGCCAGTGGCGGAGCCACGGTGCCCTCAGTGGGGTCCTTGACCCcacttgatttttatttttatttttttatagttaaaatttcaatttttttttaaaaaataaataattttagtgaaagtttcatcaatttttaaatagtgaCCCACTATCTCAAAATTCTGGATCCGCTACTGCAGGCAGCTGGCGGTCGCCCAGGTGACGGTGGTTTTGACGGCCAGAGATGACGGTGGTTTTGACGGTGGTTTTGACGGTGGTTTTGACGGTGGTTTTGGCGGTCGCCCAGGTGACGGTGGTTTTGACGGCCACCTCAAAAATTCATAGCTTAGACCTCTCAAATGTGGTGTTCCATCAAGTGGATGTCACAGATATTGATAGCATCACTTCATTGGTTCATTTCATTGAGGCTGAGTTTGGGAGATTAGATATCTTggtatgttttttctttttctctttaatCACTAACCAAACCTACTTGTCTTCCCGATGTTGTTAcaacttactccctccgtctctttttgttctttacgtttttctttttggatatttcaaaattttctttacatttctttttatattatcacacaaaagacttagtattctatcaaaatttatgtccaattattattttaaccaattaaattcttttggtcatttaatctctcacacttttttattggtacattaaatttttctcatttccaaatatcagaattttgataaaagtgaaaacattataaataaacgcaatttatcttgtttaaaataaaaaatcgaggaatctcgatgcaaattaattaaaggttaaaacgcgtgaaaaataccaaacgtaaagaacaaaaagagacagagggagtGCAATATATGGTTTGCATAGATTCGAACATGCAACATCAATTTAAATATTAGAGTTTTATCCAATTGAACTATGACGCTATATATAGTTGACCATATAATATAAAGCTCAACATAAACTTAGTACTATACTAGTTTAAAACTCGTGCACAAATGCTATTAATTTCATTTACTATTTGATCCTCTATAATGCATATTATATCTTTTTAGGATATGTTTGAACCGTTACAAAAATATTCTTTCCATATTAGatatttttttggcaaataaaggaTGTTATTATTTACCAAGTATAAAGTTACAACCTAACACCAAACTCTCCACAGTTTGCAACCACCACCGACACAGAGGGAAGAATTATATactgagaaaaaaaaaactaagaatACACTAAGAAATATTCCGTAATAACGTGTCATTTTTTatgtgtcttttagtatatactTTGTAGTTATTGATTGATGTTAATTAAAGGTCGCAACTCCAAGAGTAGCTTAGTTGCTAATTGCCCCGTGATCTAGGGTCTAGGGATGATCCAACCGGAGATCAAGCCGGGAAAATTAAGTTGTCTTAGGATGGTAGCATGTGTTTTTAATTAGGCGAGCTACTGGGAATGCTAATCCGAGCCTAGCCCATTTGAGGTAACCCCGGGGTATGAAGTCTGCTATGAGTAAATCACTGTATGTGAATAATGCAGGTGCTTCTGGGATGGAGGTTGACGATGAAGGATTAAGAGCCTTAAATATTGATGCAGCCACCTGGGtatagacctggttatcgggcggggcgggtcagggtcggtgcgggtcaaaagagggtcgggtattgaaaggatcagttttagcgggtcgataatgggcgaaagcgggtcgcgggtcattagcgggtcattagtgggcgggtcaataaacgagcaatgaaaaatgaaaaacaaaagagccatgtgcaagtacaagtaaatacgaagctatacacgtaattttttgtatcattactattttaattttcaaaataattgtagtataagtttgaccctataatgaccctgtccaatagaggccctgtccaataagagccctgcccaataaaagccctattaacttgaccctaaccctatatccattggactaccctgtccaataaccaggtctagccTGGGTATGGTTAATACTTGATTACATTAAATCTCAGTTATTTGTGTTTGAAGAAAACAAAAACTCAGTGGTGGTATTTGTTAGAAATCTGGAAAAGCAGCAAACTTGGTTAAAGGGGTGATGAGAAGCACATATGAAAAAGCAGAAAACACAAATTACTACGACACGAAAAGAGTAGCTGAAGCTTTGCTTCCATTGTTAAAGCTCTCAAGTATCGGTGCAAGGATTGTGAATGTCTCCTCTCTTAGAGGAGAATTGTGGGTATGATTTTTAACTCACTTCTAATCTCATCATGGTCAACAACtccagaaaaaaagaaaaaaaaaagactgaTGGAAATATGACTTGGGATGTTATGCAGAGAATTCCAAATGATGAGATTAGAAGTGAGTTTAGTGATATAGAGAAGCTAACAGAAGGCAGGATTGATGAGTTACTGCAAAAGTTTAAGAAAGATGTGAAACAAGAAGCATTGGTAGAGAATGGATGGCCCTTGATGCTGCCTGCATATGGTATTTCCAAGACAGCACTTAACGCGTACACCAGACTTCTGGCTAGGAAATACCCTCAAATGTACATAAACTGTGTTCATCCTGGATACGTTAATACAGATTTACCCTGGCATACAGGACCTATGACTCCAGAAGACGGAGCCAAAGCACCACTCAGATTGGCCCTCTTATCTCAACCCGGACCTACAGGCTGCTACTTCGACCAGATGGAAGTAGCTAACTTCTGACTCCATCTAACCACAATCGGATTCATATTCTCATGTTCTTACTTGTTTCTGTCAGTTGCATTGTCATTAATTCAGTTGGCGACATCTCTGTTCTTCAGGTACTCTCTTAAATTCTACTAAGTAATAACTTTATACCCGCCTTACAATATCAATATTGATTGTACACTGGATCAATAATCTTAGCAAGGGTATAATGGTAAAATCAGTCACAAACCATTACTTGATTATTTTGCCAACTACGATTTTTTTTCTGGACATCCTAAAATAGAAGAGTGACTTTTATTTCCACATCAAATAAGTAGTTTCCTAGATCTAAAGTTGTAAACCCTGAAAATTCTGGATATTGTGCATCTGGGAGTAGAATTTAAAGTTGGTGCTCACGAAATATGTGATCAAGTAAAGAGATCCTGAATATCGAGGATATCGGCAAGGACACCAGCTGCTGTTGTATCATTGCCAGCTCCGGCACCTTGGATGATCAACGGTTGCTCGCTATAACACCTGCTGTATACTTCCACCTGCATTTACATAACACTTGAATGGTTAGGGATTGATTTAGGGTACACAATCACCTTACCAACTCAATGCTCGACAAAATCATAAGCTTATACGCGTCAATCACAAGTACAACACGCATTAACAGAAGCTTAGAGACGAAGCACCGTATCCTGAGGCACAACCATCAGAAAGAATTCTTTTCAATTACGCTAGTTTAGATCATAAATAATTTTTCTTTGAAATTATCAAGTTCTGCACTTGGGTATAGAAAAAAGTACCCAAATGTAACCCCGGCAAAGTAAATGAATTATAGATAAGCACAATAATGAGTATTGCACACAAAATTTACCAGATACTTACCACATTATCGCTTCCTCTTAGTCTTCCTAAGGCAGAATTTTTGGGAACCTCCTGAATTCCAACCTCGCACCTGCAAACAATGAGACCCACGACATCCAAACACCTTTCAGAACTTTACAACATTAATCATTTTATCCCCTAGCTACAATAGCATTAACACATACGAAGTATGTGATATGTACAGTACCAACTTCTCCTAAATAGTGAATGACTGTTTAATCAAATGTAGACTATGATTTAAGGACAGTTTTGCCTTTTTTCACTTATTTTGGGCCAACGGAATACATTCAGGATGAAAAGATTCCTACCTAGAACCCTCGATCACACAAACATAGCGAAGCACGTTTCCGTTGGTAGCTGCTTTTTCGACTCTATCCGCAAGATTATTATCAAGTTGTGGAACACCAGTAGCAAGAAATTCTTCCACATTCATGACATTAGGTCCCATTTCAGCAGGATATAAACTTTCCACCTATTAAAGCATACAAGAATTAGGCTCTATCATGCTTTGGGTAAAAGCATAAATAAAGGTTTAAAAACTGATTATTGCCAACCTTAATGCTGTCCAACTCAATTCGTTGTCCGAGAAGCCGAGCAATGATTAAAGCCTATTTCCAACCCATTTAAACAATATCAGAATCACAAAGCCTCTAGCTATACGAGTCAACAGCTTATTAATAGAGAAAAAAAAGAAGTGGCCAAGTCAACATTTTAGATGATAAATCTAAGTATCCTTAAAGACACGGGATAATATTAATCTGAAATAACAGACTGACTTGAATTGCCATAAAAAAGTTACAGACTGGCTTCATGCCTAAAACCTTTTTTGGTCAGTTCTGAAATACTTTTGGAGCATACAGTATGGATTTTCAAGATACCAAATTGATCAAAGACTATAGCTTTATGATTAGGCAACGAAGTTAGCAGTACAGAATAGATTACCAATATAACTTATGATTATGCAACCAAGTTACAGGATAGGTTAGCAACTTCTTGGACGTCGTAAAATGTAAAGTTCAATCAATGCTTTTATGATGACTGAAAGACCACAAAACCTTGTAAGAAGTAgatgcaaaaaacaaaaacaaaaacaaaaaaaaatcaactaatTATGCTTAGTCATAGCACAAACCTTTCTTGCGACATCCATACCACCCAAGTCATCACGAGGATCTGTAATCACAAGAATTGAATCAATCACAATTTACAAGTGCTTTTGTGAAAACATGTGTCTCAGAAAAGTGAGTTATTCATCTCTGGTCAATCCTATCATGAGATGTGCAATCGTGTATCAAGCCAATCTAGACAAAAGTATATAACTGAGTGTTCATTGTAAGAGCATGCACTTTGACTCCATAAGGAGgtgttctcttcaacttataggaccttatttaaataagtttcaggtcttataagtttagataagttcctataaggtcctataagatCTTATACGTTCCAAAGGTAAGTTTCAATAAGATCCTTTAAGTTTcaataaggtcttataagttcTATAAGATCCTATAAGTTTAATACGGTcctataaggtcctataagtttacataatttcaagtcctataagTAACATCACGGTAAAGATAGTAAAACATATCCAACTTTATTTCAAACTATCAATAATAATCATGACCAGTTCTAAGCAAAGAGACCGATTTCATCATTTCTCTTCCAATACCCGAAACTTAAGCGGACTTTTGGGATGGGAGGAGGATGGAGGCTGGAGGCTGTTTTCCAGTTGTGACCGACCAAGGGATccaacataaaaaaaatatatatataaaaggagCTGAAAATACCCTTGATTGAATTCCATAATGCTTTAAATAGATGTAGAAATGGCCCCAGGTAAAATTGTAGCATCACATTTACGATAAGCATCAGACATAGAGATTATACCAAATGTTTTATAATAAAGAAAAGCACCAGACATAGAGATTATACCAAATGTTTCCACCTTTCATAGTTCTATGCACTAGCCTTATCAGTTTTAGCAGGCATAATTCCCCGAAGATGCCACGCAAATAGTCTGGGACTCTGGTCACAGATAACTCATACAGGTTCCACACATATAATTATGTCTCATTTGTAGTCTTCTCATCTTAAACAAAAAGGAGACAGGTCTAGAGTTCCCTAATAAACAATCATGTGTCAAATTACAAGTGATCGTATGATTTGACCCCGGTAAGAAATTGCACAAAATCAACAATTTAGAAGAAtcattttttcaaaaatttagCATACTACAGGAAAACCATGATGTTGGTCAGCAGAAAGCTAATGTACACACCTGGTTCAGTATAACCAAGAGCCTTAGCAGTTTTCACAACTTCACTAAGAGGCTTCCCATCTTCTACTTCGCTCATGACATACCCCAATGTGCCTATTAGAAAGAGAAAGGATGTGATTCATAAAGATCTGGTACTATCAGGTCTACAGCAAATTTAACCAAGATGAGAGAAAACTGCAGACTGGCACAACAAAATACCACTCAAGCTGCCAACAATACGATGGATAGTGTCCCCAGATGAAAGTAACCGATTAATGGACACTATTACTGGAAGACCAGCACCAACCTACCACAAATACAAGACCCCATAAAAAAGAATACAATTTCCACCAATATATATTAATAGGGTCTGAAGTACAATATAACATACAAATCATTGTTGTATGAATTTTAGATGATCTAGGTTGATTCAGAGATTTCATGTCATAATATACCATGAAGAATAATACCGCGTACCAAGGAATAGTTTTATCAGAAAACCAATGCAAAGAAGTCAAGAAGATGAGGCAACAGAAATGATGTAAAGAAATGCAATAGCATGCAAGATAGTGGAATAGACCTAATGCCTACAGACTGCAGGAAGCCCGGAATGTTGGACTTGAGGGTTAAAAGTGTAACTATGCGTATGATGACAGCAGGATTTAGAGAGATAATATAATCTATGTACAGTCTTGCCTCAGACAAGTTCAAGTTAGCTGATAAATTGGTTTCCGATTAAGGGGGAGCTAAAGCACGGGGAAAATAAAAGTCTAACTCTCACCGTCCTGGTAAAAATGTCCACTAAGAATGTTCACAAACTTTAAGAAAATTCACTTTTACTTATCGATTTTATGTATTATGCTATAAGTTTCCTACTTTATGTATTATGCTACATGTGGCCATGTGCCCTACTTTCAATTGAATCATGTGTCGAATCAAGCACTTTTTGGGAATCAAGTAAGGGTATTAtgaaaaattgaataaaaaaaaaggttgtACTTTTTAAAGTACTTTTAGTAAGTGAGCATTATACTGGATTACTGGGACCTGCTAAGGAGAAGATAAAACCAGTTTTTAGGGGAGCAGAGGGAATAGATGTGCATGCTTTTACAAGAAAACCCTATAGAGATGATTGGCTAAACAAATTCATTCTACACATTGTGTACATAAGATCAATCAAAGGTTATGAAGATAAGACGTACAGTTGATTCATGTCGAAGACGGTGTGGGTGTAAGACCAACTTATCATAATTCTCCTGCATTTCAAAGAAGCTTCTGATTAGATTGCACTTGATCAGCCACATTGTAGACGACTAAAAGTATGAAGTCAAAACATACACCAACAGGCAATATCTACTCTGCGTTAGGACTTGGGGAAATGGGGTGCACAAAATGCAGTATTACAGATACCACAAAGGTTAAGAGAAGTTGGACCAATGGCAAGATTTTCAGGACATATAGGGTACTGTTCCATCTTCCAGGGGACAATATAAATGGAGGATGATACTGCAAATAATCCAGGTGCAAagggagaaaaagaaaaggcttGACTTCATTCTGTCTGATTAAAGAAATAGTCGGAAAAGTTCATATGTCCAAGGAGGTGAGAAGAAATGAATAGATCAGACAGCGATAATAGACCAATACGATACATCAGTAATGTAAATATAGGTAAAATGAAGGGGTGAAGTAAGAATAGGAGTGCCTAGAAGTGCCATTTATTTAACTATCCTTAACCCCAAAATTAGAGAAGGCACACacacaaaaattaaaacaaatcttTACCATTGAGGATGTAAGGGGCTTCTTATTTGCAAGTACAATGCAGCCATTCATTTCAACAACCTTCTGCAATATCCC contains:
- the LOC110798618 gene encoding uncharacterized protein; translated protein: MKSIPLILMGCGGVGRQLLQHIVSCRLIHANLHGVRLRVVGVADSKSLLSVPDIFTTELDDNSINEICRLKSNGSSLSSLTSYGAYQVFSNSETITNISEIASHLVRSTGLAVVDCSASSDTIGILQKVVEMNGCIVLANKKPLTSSMENYDKLVLHPHRLRHESTVGAGLPVIVSINRLLSSGDTIHRIVGSLSGTLGYVMSEVEDGKPLSEVVKTAKALGYTEPDPRDDLGGMDVARKALIIARLLGQRIELDSIKVESLYPAEMGPNVMNVEEFLATGVPQLDNNLADRVEKAATNGNVLRYVCVIEGSRCEVGIQEVPKNSALGRLRGSDNVVEVYSRCYSEQPLIIQGAGAGNDTTAAGVLADILDIQDLFT
- the LOC110798599 gene encoding (+)-neomenthol dehydrogenase codes for the protein MTVVLTVVLTVVLTVVLAVAQVTVVLTATSKIHSLDLSNVVFHQVDVTDIDSITSLVHFIEAEFGRLDILSAMSKSLYVNNAGASGMEVDDEGLRALNIDAATWKSGKAANLVKGVMRSTYEKAENTNYYDTKRVAEALLPLLKLSSIGARIVNVSSLRGELWRIPNDEIRSEFSDIEKLTEGRIDELLQKFKKDVKQEALVENGWPLMLPAYGISKTALNAYTRLLARKYPQMYINCVHPGYVNTDLPWHTGPMTPEDGAKAPLRLALLSQPGPTGCYFDQMEVANF